A window of Haliscomenobacter hydrossis DSM 1100 contains these coding sequences:
- a CDS encoding 3'-5' exonuclease: MLEQIDIANVLFLDIETVSVTHTYAELSENFQYLWKAKSNSLFKTDEASTEEDLNQTYRDRAAIYAEFGKIMCISVGVVYRDKDDKRLKVRLKSFAGHDEAQILKDFSELMAQHYPTPGKYSICGHNIKEFDIPYICRRMVVHQMPFPKLLDLEGKKPWETLHLLDTLEMWKFGDRKNYTSLKVLAALLDFPSPKDDIDGSQVGRVYWDEQDVERISFYCEKDVLATIQLFLRFRRMPILVDDQIAHIR; the protein is encoded by the coding sequence ATGCTCGAACAAATTGACATTGCCAACGTCCTCTTTTTAGACATCGAAACGGTGAGTGTAACCCACACTTATGCAGAGCTTTCTGAAAATTTTCAATACTTGTGGAAGGCTAAAAGTAATTCCCTGTTTAAAACCGATGAAGCATCCACCGAAGAAGACTTGAACCAAACCTATCGCGACCGCGCTGCTATCTACGCCGAATTTGGTAAAATCATGTGTATCTCCGTTGGCGTAGTTTACCGGGATAAGGATGATAAACGTTTGAAAGTTCGGCTCAAATCTTTTGCCGGGCACGATGAAGCGCAAATTTTAAAAGACTTTTCCGAACTCATGGCTCAGCATTATCCTACTCCGGGAAAATATTCAATTTGTGGCCACAACATCAAAGAGTTTGACATCCCCTACATTTGCCGCCGCATGGTAGTCCACCAGATGCCTTTTCCCAAGTTGTTGGACCTGGAAGGAAAAAAGCCCTGGGAAACTTTGCATTTATTGGATACCCTGGAAATGTGGAAGTTCGGCGACCGGAAAAACTATACCTCACTGAAGGTATTGGCAGCCTTGCTGGATTTTCCTTCGCCCAAAGATGACATCGACGGCAGCCAGGTCGGTCGGGTGTACTGGGACGAGCAGGATGTAGAACGCATTTCTTTTTATTGCGAAAAAGATGTGCTTGCTACCATTCAACTTTTTTTGCGTTTCCGCCGCATGCCCATTCTGGTAGAT